A stretch of DNA from Hydra vulgaris chromosome 03, alternate assembly HydraT2T_AEP:
acatcagtatttttttttatttcattttttgtctttctttttttcttaaatagtaACTATATGTatcttttctaaaataaatatgatatttgaatttttttgaaataattatgggagttttaattaaaaaattaaacaaaatccaAGTGTCTGGAAACTTTTGGCCTgcagtgtgtatatatatatatatatatatatatatatatatatatatatatatatatatatatatatatttatgtgtgtgtatatatatatgtatatatatatataatagtgactcatcagaaatgcatTTCTGATGAGTATTGATTaaacagtgttaaatgaaaaaaaattttgttaagtgattttctactaattatatatatatatgtgtgtgtgtgtgtgtgtgtgtgtgtgtgtgtgtgtgtgtgtgtgtgtgtgtgtgtgtgtgtgtgtgtgtgtgtgtgtgtttatatttatatatatatatatatatatatatatttttgtgtgtagaataaaaaaattaattgtgctGTGTAACTTATGGTTATATCAagttaaaactgtttttgtcattaattataatttttttaaatagttcacttttatttttacctttaacATATGAAGACCTGTTAAaccaagttttttaacattttaaagtttcattcaaataaattataatatagaatatgattgatttggttttaattttctattaatttaggGGAGGTCAATGGGCGAGAAAATATGATGGCTGAAATTTATAAACGCGGACCTATCGCATGTGGAATAATGGCTACTCCTAGTTTTGATAAATACACTGGTGGCGTTTACACAGAGTATGCCGATCCGTCTGAAAATCACATTATTTCAGTTCATGGTTGGGGTGTTGATGAAAATGGTGTTGAGTTTTGGGTTGGCAGGAACTCATGGGGTCAACCTTGGGGAGAAAATGGCTGGTTTCGTATAGTTACTTCTCTTTACGAAGGTGGTAAAGGCGGTATGTACAACCTTGGCATAGAAAATAATTGTGCTTTTGCTGTTCCGATAATTCCTAAAAATTGGAAAGTATAAGTAGcgaagtttgtttttaattttaattagtaatttagTTGTTTAATGTTATGCAACAAACTGTGTATATACTTGTTTTACTGtgtgtatactttttaaatactgCAATTCAacgaaataaaactttataataattgttttgaattattttctgGAAACTTCAGTcgcattaaaagaaaaaattcgaTTTAATCTCTTGGTTTAAAGTAGAGGAATATTCATGATCGCCTCATCTAAAAGGACCCAACAAGTCCTTTTAAGCGGCATTATACAGGGTCTCGAGTGCATttagaaaatcattaaatttcgttcgaatttttagaatttaaataccATATTTAAGTCGATTgcgatttaaattttaaaataaaaataactgtgTTATATAGTtattagttaactttttttgtctttattgtgttgtgatttttttttaataatatttggttGAAAACTCTTATTAAATATTTGCCAAATGTTATCACTTTTCTATGATTGACAACAGGGCTGCTCAACGCGGTTAATGCATGTACTGAAAAATACACGAATTTtgcgtttttataaaaaggttaTGTTTCGCTGCATTTTTTTAACCcgaataatttttagaaaaaaattttttttttcctcctaGCGCTTTAGTTTGTCTAAAGTCaaacaaagttaaatttttttttaattactctagtttagatataaaattttgctttatagtCGATGGAccatattttgatataaaatagtGCTGCTCTCAATGaagataaaacattaaactgagaaaacaactttttcaaacaagttttaagttatatatttaatttctaaCCAGTCATATGTCTGCAAACATATTAAAGgtcgaaaaaaattagttatttcaagtttaaaatctgttttttccattttatatgaaagtttttattagtaTGAGTGTGAAGAACACACAAATTGACATACGACTAGTTAGACTTTTAAAGTTAAACCGcttaaggtttatttaaaagtctAAGCTCAAAATTCAAACATTACTGTGATGTGAGCCATCCCTATTTTATAATGCCATAAAACTATTCAACTAAAATTCCGGTCTTTAAATTATCAtagattaatatatattttttatttttttgtagaaaatatatatacatattttcataCTCCATCGCAAAATATGATATGttaagttttaaacaatatatatatagatattgtttaaacttaacatatcttttaaaacttaacatatcatattgtttaaaaacaaatgttgcagACCggaaataaaatatgtttgataTCACCGAGAACAAGCAAGACAAAAAAGTTTGAGAACTTGCATTAACGGCGTTGAGTGTGGGGGCGGTGtcgtggagtcggagtcgcgacaATTGAAGCGGAGTCGGGAGTttgagtcgctaaacaaaatcgcgactccgatGCCAATAGTAAAACCTCTCGGtgttgcacgtgcatgtacaaaatatttaaccttcaaaaaaattttcttatatttggcaaaaaaaaaaaaaattaattatcgcgtaatattttttaaagaattaaaagaatttttcaaaaatttgttaaaaaaattcttcgAAATATGAGTTGGAGTCAGAGCCCTACTCTGAAAATTTCAACAATTGGAGTCGGAgttatcacttttttttctacgactccacacccctggatTGACGAAAAGGTATACAATAAGTATTTCTTAAGATGCCAATAACTGAATGTGCAGTTTCAttacaaaacatattttgtaaaaGTATAACGTATAAGAAAACCTTATAcgataaatttttacaaatcatGTTGTGAACATTTATAGTCAATAGCGTATAAGATtgttacataataaaataagagCATACAcgttacataataaaataagagCATACAcgttacataataaaataagagCATACAtgttacataataatataagaaCATTCAGAAAATATACTCATGAAGTTAATGCTAGTACCGCTcccatatttaatgttttttctccacaaattttgtaatataataaaaaaaagtatggaTATTTGGTGTAGCTAGTTTATTTTAacctaattatttattaataattagacaagaaaaagaaatagaattcgaatttttaaatttcttcctAGTTTTTGTCCAGTTTCAAAACTTGagaaaacttctttaaaatatttgaataatgaAATATTCATCGTTTTTagctataaaatataatatttttagctataaaatataatataatgcaGTTTTGCATGGTGCAAACGGTttgcatttatataaagtatattatactttatataaatgcaaACCGTTTGTACTATGCAAAACCGCATTATTTAGAGTAATAAGAAATATCTATTCAAcgaattgttatttataaattgctaaaataaagcaatttttatgaattcAAACATTCTGATTACAATCAACAATGATTACCAACGgttcttatattattttttttttttttaaatcctttgaAACATGACTGCAAGTATCCACTAAGGTTGTTAACAGAAAAGAGAgtttaaaacaagaaaacgCTTGCGCAGTAGGACGGTTCCATTCAAATACCACGCTTAAAGCTATGTATGTTTTAcagtatttatgttttattttattttttaattttacttaattttgaCTTGTTTCATGCAACAAAATTACAAAGTCAAGTTTTAGTGAAACTTAGTTTCGTAGTATtagagtatttattttatttatatataagtatttttaatcaTAACGTAAAACAAGTACAACGAatagggccgtcccgaagaaaTCTTAAAGAGGGGAGTGACGTGTCTAGTATTTACCgactattttttaacaaatttttttgttgggGGGTTTGGATTCCCCTACCCATTTCTGATGATGAATAGCATGGCTaccacaaatatttattaaaattcggAACCGTATTATAAGCTCGCTGATTCCCAGGATTTCACTAAAAGTTTTAGATATTTGaggaataacttttaaaatgaaaagacattttaagttttgcagcaaatgtaatgtaaatgttagaattttaaaaaatgtatcattATCAAATAGatttaagaaagaaagaaatttttttttgtatggttcagattttgtgtaaaaatactcaaaataaaaaccaaacgaaaatttttgattttcgtTTGATTGatgacttttaatttttttctgaatgtGTCAATCAAATTGAGCTTTGATTCCATAGAGAAAATGAGATTTTTGCGCTGCAAAAACCTCATTAAAGTTCTTGCACCAGGTAAAACTACCGTCtctaaatttagtaaaaatgatGCGCATCTTATAACAGCTGTAAAGATAACAAGCCGCGCTAAAGGCATCCTTTTTTGCATTGAACTTTTTTAGGGTTTTTATATCGCTCATATGAGGAATATAAAAACCCTGTGATGCAGATGATTATCTGATTATTTGTTATAAGCATTGAATAAATAAACGTCTCTGCGATAAATGCCAAAACTTCGCCATCTATTTATCTcaagataaatgaaaaattatttacaacaaaCCTATCATATGGCAAATCACATGggcatattttcgcgtcacggtaaggaaagaggcgtgaacttcttggttaaatgcacttctgtggtgctccgtgataagaccgttaggacttcttggggcacctaaataacaatatatacatacatatatatatatatatatgaagactcCACGGGAAGAAACGGCAGGGtcgcattttgaaaattttgacattttacactttccaaatttataaacaatattactatactttttatttgaattcaaattaaataaatgattggatgtacttttaaagtttgatggaactaaatcctttttttttattatacaatacaTATCTCCCCGAAAAGACAAGTTTTTATGAACTCAAATAATATTCGCAACTTACTAATAGACATAAACCAAGATTAccgtgtttattttttgaattatcaaGACTCATGCGCAAGGTATAatcttagaccattaaaaacAGTCGCACTGTTATTAAATCGAAATCACTATCAATGACGTGGTCcattttttgatgatattaaaaatttcctGAAGCTCCATCTACTCCAAATGACAGGGTCGCCACTGGTCATGGAAATCGTGGAAATGCCATGGAATTTCATTTGGTCATGAAAAAAGTCAtggaatttttaagtttttgttgaaagtcatgaaaaattcattaaactatttaaaatgatctttttttttttctacttgtgtTATTTTTAGGATATTTGCAAAGAAAACTACTAGTATATTTATCTAGTCTAagacctttttaaaaaagattttgctgTGTAAGTTATAGATTACCATTTTATTACAGTTAGGTCAGGTTGCCTTTTTTATaagattcaaaataaaatatcagttaaataaataaccaaaatacatttataaattttgtttgagtttGTATCAATCAGTTATGGTCCGTTCATGTCAGGTCCCTTCTGCTACTGGTAATATTTAATCCACCACAATTTGCTtcagttaataatttaaagcaCTTAAGAAAATTCTGATTTAAAACCCTGAATTCTGGGTAAGGATAGAAGGAACTTATAAACCATGGATGGCGATCTTCCTAGTGATAGCATCGCAATAAGTATATCTGCATATGTTGCAGGCTTTGCACAGTGGGACAAAATCGAGTTTTTtgtgcaaaaattatttttgtagttttttttattagaatagttatatttatatataaaatgcataaataaagtaataaacatgtaattatataatataaaaataatattaaaaatttaattttggtgaaaaatacagaatatttttaatggaCAAGACAACTTTTATCAgtgaaaacatcaaaaatattacttttcaaTGCATATATTTGtcataaaataacatttttagaattatatttACAGAACTTGTATATTATAACAGTAATGAAAGATTCTATAggtatttttttgtacaaaacatcttttttacatGTACATATTTCTCATCAACTGACCATTAACCGAAGACCAAtcttttgttataactttttttattgcaaaaagtagtaaaatatttatgatgcATGGCTATTTACATACATTTAGCATGAGATTTCCATAGTCAAATGTTTGGAGGATATTGGAGGATAGTTTATCTGATACCTAATAgtagcaaaaaaatatcaaaaattgtcTGTTTTCgatgcataaaaaataatgattacaCTTACGTTAAATTGTTTTAACGTAAGAGTAATCAATAGTACAATAGTAGCGTAAGaaagttgataaataaaaaatgcaaaatagcgTTTTGGAACAAATGTCAAATTAACGTGTAAATAACCACATAAAAATATCGCTTAAActgatatttaatgtttttttaactagatATATCCTCTAATGAACATGTCTTCACCATTACGCCAAATTTTCACCGTGCAATGCCGACATtgattttttggtattttggcACACTCTGTCCCACTGTGCTTTGTTTAAAGCGTAAAATGGCGCGCCATTTAAGTACGAGTTAACGTTTTTGTAGGCGTTGTTACCGTTTAACGTAAGCGGTAAGCCATTTTAGTCAAGccactttttatcttttttttttatttaaataagtctaAAGATTAATAAGTATATAGTAATTATCTCCAAAAAAACCACTTATGAAACTTAAACAGTTActactttaaaaagtttgaatgacattTGATATTAGCGCTATTTACGAAATGGaagaaaagttaagaaaaaaacaaagaaaattttatttttattgtaaccTAAATTCTCCATCAACCCAGTGAAAAATAAAACCGCGTCCCACATGGGTTACGCGTGGGTTCCGTGTGGGATTGATGGGATTTACGTGGGACGGTTTTTCCCATGTGGTATCCGTATGGAAATTTGTCACCTTAAACCCATGTGGGTAATCTCACATGGGTTACATGTGGGAACCATATGGTATTTACACACATGGGAAATCCCACGTGGGTTTCCTGTGGGGTTTGCATGGGAATTCATTTGAAAGctggaaactaaaaaaaaatttttttaaaaaaactaagaaaaatttttttaaatcgacATAGCATTGCGTTACGTTTACATTgtgtgaaaatattttatattaatatagaGAATGGCAAGCAAGTATATAAGTACCACGAATAATGTTTATctttctttatagaaaaaagattaaGATTTGGGCGCTAATTTACATCTCTACccccctatttttatttttgattatgatagagaattttatcctgattaagaatcgtataaaaacatagaCCTGAAAACCAAAGGAAAGTTCTctaatttaatgttaaagtgtcaaaaaaatataccaaaaaCGCTAATGTTCaccatctttttttataacacttttaaatttcaCTATTTAATTACGCCACCTGGTTTCTGTAGTttgaaagtaattaaaatactCATGAAAATTCCAAAAGTATTCATAAAAATTCCGAtgcaaaaaatttgcaaaaaataaaatgtagttATAAAAGATTCTATAAGAAATGTATCTGTATTTATGTGTTAAAATTATAATGGCGAACGTTAGACGACCGACTATTATCGAGTTTAATAGGATTAATTTACCGGAAATCGGTCGCAGGTTTAAAAACAATGATACCGAGTGCATTCGGTGGTGCAGGGAGTTTGGTTTACTTGCTATAGATATGATCTGTCCTCGATGTAACATCCAGAGCAACGAACAAAATTGTCATAATGTCGATGGAAAGATTTGGAGATGCATGCAAAAGCaatgcaaaaagaaaataagtattCGTGTTggaagtttttttgaaaaatctcaacTGAAACTTTGGCAAATAATAGGTATTACTTATATTTGGACTCGTAGCGCCGGAAAAAGTCGTGGCCTTTCAGTAGAAGACATACAAAAGGATTTAGAAATTGGTAGCAATAAAACTGTACTTGATTGGAATCAATTTTGTGGAGACATTGCTGTTACTTATTTCCTTAACAACCGTGTGCAATTAGGAGGGCCAGGTTCAATAGTGGAAATAGATGAATCGCTTTTTTCAAGAAGGAAATACAACCGAGGTAGAATTAAAGAAGATCAATGGATTTTTGGTGCGTACGATATAGCAACTAAAGAAGGGTTACTCATTCCTGTAGCACACCGCGATGCAGCAACCATATTACCCATCATTATACAATGGATTCGTCCTGGAACTGAAATATGGAGCGATATGTGGGCAGCATACCAAGGTTTAGCAGCGCAAGGTTTTCAACATGGTACAGTAAACCATACTTTACATTTTGTTGATCCTGCAACAAATGTTACAACAAACAGGGTTGAGGCAATGAGGCAAAGAAGCAAAGCCAAATTTAAAGCTATGTTTGGACCCACAAATAGAGAAATGATTCCCAATTATTTGTCAGAATTCATGTGGGCGCAACGTTTTAAAGAACATTCTTATTTTCACTTTTGGAACCAAGTTGTTGATGAATATCCcgtttgattattatttttgtatatagtaaCATTTGtctatctaaaataataatatatttaaaaaaatatgtatataatctgaaaataaaaaataaaacttattgaagttcgaagttttttaaagaaaaaaataaataaaaagaaaattacacAACAAATTTATCCATAGAATGTTTTAGCGGAATAAAAACCGGgctatcaagtttttttaatgattaagttTCATTATGTTTACCGCCTTAATTTTAACTTAGTCATGTTTCAAAAAAGATggcgaatattagcgtttttggtataattttttGACACTTCAACATCAAATTAGAAAACTTTCCTTTGGTTTTCAGGtctatgtttttatacgattcttaatcaggataaaattctttatcataatcaaaaataaaaatagggggGTAGAGATGTAAATTAGCGCCCCTTTTTAGTTGGCGATTCACATTTTCAAACACCATAGCAGATGTTGATGTAAGAggtccaaaattttttataatatgtatatatatatatatatatatatatatatatatatatatatatatatatatatatatatatatatatatatatatatatatatatacatatatatatatatatatatatatatatatatatatatatatatatatatatatatatatatatatatatatgtatatatatatatatatatatataatgacatGTATCACAAAAATCCTAacgttaaataaatataaaactatactataattttatataaactataatcaatagttttatagtttgttttaacaAGAGatcaatataaaagtaatacTATATTTACCAGAACAATATATTCTGTAAGAAAGTGATTTAAtattgatcaatttttaatgtcaatatatatttagtctgttcagtaaaaaaaaagagttacattgtaaacaataaaaaatcataaataaggacaaaaaaaaaaacagaaataaaaaacaagtcaCCATACATATCACTATGAATCGGAAAATGCTAGAATTTGTACTACATAAGATGCTAGAAAGATACAGAAAATGCTAGAATTTATGTCGAGTTAAAACTAACATTTAAAACCACattataaaacattaacaaacaaatcaataaataaattgcaagccACGCATTCGTTCCCAGATGTTCTTGagcttttttattatagaattacaaaaattaattagtcaACTATTGAGTCTGAAAAAGCTGTTTTAGAGTTGACTTGACTTCCGtgtgaataaataaaagatggCGTATAACAAATAAGAcgaacttttgttttttaaaattacttggAACTTACTTAGTATTTCGTTTAATCCTGGTAAGTACTTAGTAGGAACTTACTAGGATTAGCAGGAAATTTATAAACGTGAATTTCATTAGTCATGACTAATGGGAAACTTATTAAGTTTAGCCGTATTAAGCGAAAACTTACCAGGATTAGTCGTATTAGCAGGATTAGCAGGAAGTTAAACAGGTTCCTAGTAGTATTGGCCGCATTTTTTTTCTCGGGTacgctttaaattttttaatatatacgttTATTAAACGTCGATCAAACGTTTACAATATTGACTAATATAAGTCGTTATTCTAAACGTTTGATCGACGTTTAATAAACGTTTGTTATATTATAACAATGTAATACAGCCATTGGTCAGGAAGACTAACATAACAGCTTTAGTCATGCGCTTTAAATAGGCATaattaaaacgaaataaaaaacttattaaaaaattattttttattggctaaataattaaattagactTAAATGTATTTTCAAGATTTACTTTCTAACAACAACTGAAAGCAAAACgactgataaataaataataaacgagTGTCGGGTGCGCCATTTTAATTCATAGAAGTTAAAAAGTTCTTATCACGACAATCTACCTTCCTAAATGCCAACAAATCAATAGACTCcgatgttttagaaattattaataacgacattgacacaattaaaaaatataagttgcTGGTCTCTCGTTATGAAAGTCCTGCTGCAAGAACTTTTTTCGtaagttttataaacagtttacaCTCATTTTGTAAACACTAGTATTATTGTGAAACAGTAGTTATTCATCTTTGCAATAACCAAGAggtttaataactaaatatacatttttttatttttgatgtattttggCTCAATTTAGTTACATTTGCTAAAGAAAATTGGTGAAACAGAGCTGGCATATGTTATGTCGCGacgttactaattttttaatgtcaaaaataaacatGGATGGCGCAGGATATTTCAGAAACTTCCATTCAGAAAATCCTCTATATGTAAAGTTGTTCTATGTAAATCCAATTTTGATTTATGAATGTACATTTAAAATGGTAACTACCCTTACCCTCGTTTTTTGCGGTTACAACTTACCCTCGTTTTTTGCGGTTACAAATCAAGTTACGAAATTAGACAATCAGGATACGAATCAATCGAAATCAGACGATTAGGATACGAATGTAGAAGATGATGTTGCACAAACAGGTGCATGATGAACAAGCGGTAGAGGTATTTTAGGAAGATTTTTGATAATGCATAAACCAGAGAAAACAGTGAtccaaaatatttgtttatgagtttattaattttattagtaatcttTGACTTAATAttaatgcaaatttttattttctgctaatgatattgaatttaaaaaatatttgatagaaATTGTTACTAAAAAATTTCCACTGCAAAAAGCTTgatcatttaatttttcttaaatatcgAAACATAAACAAGTATAGTGcacaaacattttttctctAAACACCCCTCTAACTCCCACTATATGAAAacgttttatataagtttataactttatatatagttttttataataaaaagatagtattgtataaaaatatataaatatataaaagtagtattgtataaaaatatataatcatattacaatagttataaaaaatataaaaaataagactaggtcttttataactatatcttatatataaattttattacttttataactatatcttatatataaatttcattacttttataactatatcttatttataaatttcaagacCTATAATgctatattacttatataaagttaaaaggCGAgcgtaattttaatttatattagttttaaaacttaaataaaattgaaattacgtTAACTTAAATCAAAGAAACTATTAGACAAGatctaaaagtttaatatacgTTTGCAAAGACTAAATCTAAACGCTTTATATACGTTAATTAGACTTGATTTAAACGTAAATTAGACAAAATCTAAACGCTTTATATACGTATAATAATCCTATaatagacgtctaaaatacgtttGAATATAAACGCTTTATGAACAATTGTTCTAAACGTCAATCTGGATTTCATTCCAAACGGATAATCGACCAAATTTGAACGTTTTGTCAAAACATTGTTTTGACGTTTAATAGACGTTTGCGTGTTTACTGGGTCTTGTAAATAGACCCAGTAAAAGATTTCACACTGGCTACGTACAATCTAGGTTTGTAGACTGTTAATATGTTTAAGGGttataatatttactataaGTGATTccataatatatgtatttatactggtatatattttatattattttagaaaagtgtTGACATAGGAGCTTCATCTTGAACTCTGTAGCTAATTGCAAAGAGCTTcagatatttaattttgaccTTACACCAAAAAATGTTAGGAAACTAGCATGTCAAAATCATAATGGACAATAATTGTGCTTGGAGAGATTGCTTTACATCTTTCCTACAAAAAAAATCCAACATTGTCTTTAAGAGCTCCAGAGGCTACAAGCATTGCACGTGCCATAAGTTTAAACAAACacaatattgaaatatttttcaataatcttTAGTGTTGCAGCCACTAGATAGAACTGTCTATGGTCCTTTTAAAAAGGCTGTAAATACAGTCATCAACAATTGGATTATCAGTAACCCTGGAAAATGTATGACAACTTATAATATACTAGAAATAGTGAAGGTTACCTTTTCATTGAGCATGACACCAAATAACATACTTAGCGGGTTTTCTTCATGTGGCATCCACCCATTTAACCCTCAAATATTTAGAGATTTTGACTTTGCTCCAAGTTCAGTAACAGAAATACCTATGCCAGTCAAAACCGATTCTCAATTAACAATGCTTCAAACCTCAAAGGTTGCAGTCTTACCAGAACCATCCacttttgttttaagtttgACTTTGTCATCACAGGAGCCTTCAACATCACAAGTGAAATCAATTTCTGAATGCTCTGTGCTTGCAACTCCAGATAAAGTAAGACCAATGGCACTAGAAAGCCTTCAAAAAACACAC
This window harbors:
- the LOC136078630 gene encoding uncharacterized protein LOC136078630, which encodes MANVRRPTIIEFNRINLPEIGRRFKNNDTECIRWCREFGLLAIDMICPRCNIQSNEQNCHNVDGKIWRCMQKQCKKKISIRVGSFFEKSQLKLWQIIGITYIWTRSAGKSRGLSVEDIQKDLEIGSNKTVLDWNQFCGDIAVTYFLNNRVQLGGPGSIVEIDESLFSRRKYNRGRIKEDQWIFGAYDIATKEGLLIPVAHRDAATILPIIIQWIRPGTEIWSDMWAAYQGLAAQGFQHGTVNHTLHFVDPATNVTTNRVEAMRQRSKAKFKAMFGPTNREMIPNYLSEFMWAQRFKEHSYFHFWNQVVDEYPV